One genomic window of Staphylococcus hsinchuensis includes the following:
- a CDS encoding polysaccharide biosynthesis protein, producing MGLILIDSLIVTFSVFLGYFILEPYFENYSIKVLLFSAISLLVFHHLFAALFNLYHRAWEYASVSELLLVVRAVSSSIIATIVIVPIFTGISPFFRLYFITWMMHLILIGGSRIFWRIYRKYIVGKSVKKTPTLIVGAGQGGSLLIRQMLRSPNMRMEPVLAVDDDINKQRIAIAEGVKVQGVINDIPMLVKKYEIKKIIIAIPTLSADRLKEINEICNIDGVEMFKMPSIEDVMSGELEVNQLKKVKIEDLLGRDPVELDMAMISKELTNKTIMITGAGGSIGSEICRQVCKFKPNKIILLGHGENSIYLIHHELTNKYGKEIEVIPVIADIQNKTRLQEVVNEFKPYVIYHAAAHKHVPLMEYNPREAVRNNIIGTRNIAETAKEVGIRKFVMISTDKAVNPPNVMGASKRVAEMIIQSLNEPEGSTDFVVVRFGNVLGSRGSVIPLFKKQIEAGGPVTVTHPDMTRYFMTIPEASRLVLQAGALAQGGEVFVLDMGEPVKIVDLARNLIRLSGKKEEDIGIEFSGIRPGEKLYEELLNENEIHPEQVYEKIYIGKVRLENKSELYEFIEELSEHFDKEQLIKFVNK from the coding sequence ATGGGACTAATATTAATCGATTCATTAATAGTGACTTTCTCAGTATTTTTAGGATATTTTATTCTAGAACCCTATTTTGAAAATTATTCAATAAAAGTATTATTGTTTTCCGCAATCAGTCTTTTGGTATTTCACCATTTATTTGCTGCGTTATTTAACTTATATCATCGTGCTTGGGAATATGCGAGTGTAAGTGAATTATTGCTAGTAGTTCGGGCAGTTTCTAGTTCTATTATTGCCACGATTGTTATCGTACCAATATTTACAGGAATATCACCATTTTTTAGATTGTATTTCATTACGTGGATGATGCATCTCATACTCATAGGTGGTTCAAGGATATTTTGGAGAATTTATCGAAAATACATTGTAGGGAAATCGGTAAAAAAAACGCCAACGCTTATTGTAGGAGCTGGGCAAGGTGGATCTTTACTAATACGACAAATGTTAAGAAGCCCTAATATGAGAATGGAACCAGTCTTAGCAGTAGATGATGATATCAATAAACAACGTATTGCGATTGCTGAAGGTGTCAAAGTACAAGGTGTTATCAATGATATACCGATGCTTGTAAAGAAATATGAAATTAAAAAAATTATTATTGCTATTCCAACTTTAAGCGCAGATAGGCTAAAAGAAATTAACGAAATTTGTAATATCGATGGCGTAGAAATGTTTAAAATGCCAAGCATAGAAGATGTAATGTCGGGAGAATTGGAAGTAAACCAACTTAAAAAAGTGAAAATTGAAGACTTGTTAGGAAGAGACCCAGTTGAACTAGATATGGCAATGATTTCTAAAGAATTAACAAATAAAACAATCATGATAACGGGTGCTGGAGGCTCTATTGGCTCAGAAATCTGTAGGCAAGTATGTAAATTTAAGCCTAATAAAATTATTTTACTTGGTCATGGAGAGAATAGCATTTATTTAATCCACCATGAGCTAACTAATAAATACGGTAAAGAGATTGAAGTTATCCCAGTTATCGCAGATATTCAAAACAAAACGCGTTTACAAGAAGTGGTAAATGAATTTAAACCATATGTAATCTACCATGCTGCAGCACATAAACACGTACCATTAATGGAATACAACCCTAGAGAAGCAGTAAGAAACAATATTATTGGTACAAGGAATATTGCTGAAACGGCAAAAGAAGTAGGAATACGAAAGTTTGTAATGATATCAACTGATAAAGCTGTTAACCCACCTAATGTGATGGGGGCATCAAAGCGTGTTGCTGAAATGATTATACAAAGTTTAAATGAACCAGAAGGTAGCACTGACTTTGTCGTTGTACGCTTTGGTAATGTATTAGGTTCTAGAGGTTCAGTAATTCCTTTATTTAAGAAACAAATAGAAGCGGGTGGACCAGTTACAGTAACCCATCCTGATATGACGCGTTATTTTATGACTATACCAGAAGCTTCAAGACTTGTATTACAAGCAGGTGCCTTAGCACAAGGTGGAGAAGTATTTGTTTTAGATATGGGTGAACCAGTCAAAATTGTAGATTTAGCTCGAAATCTTATTCGTTTGAGTGGAAAAAAAGAAGAAGATATTGGAATCGAATTTTCTGGGATACGACCTGGAGAAAAGCTATATGAAGAATTATTAAATGAAAATGAAATACATCCAGAGCAAGTATATGAAAAAATATATATTGGTAAAGTTCGTCTCGAAAATAAATCAGAATTATATGAATTTATAGAAGAATTAAGCGAACATTTTGATAAAGAACAATTAATTAAGTTTGTAAATAAATAG
- a CDS encoding tyrosine-protein phosphatase, giving the protein MFDIHNHILINVDDGPQSKEEAITLLKQASNEGVTDIIATPHHLTTRFNNDIQSVKNNINTLKELINEEKININIYHGQEIRITDRIIEEIDTGSISGINDSQYLLIEFPSNEVPHYTQNLFYTLQNMGYIPIIAHPERNKVISQDLDVLFDLVNSGALAQLTSGSLTGQFGKKVTQNSIKMIENNLVHFIASDAHSTNERPFIMNSLFDNKKLEDYHGDLNEYLTNAKKLINNEKITKYRPIQDYKKKKWFGIF; this is encoded by the coding sequence ATGTTTGATATACATAATCATATTTTGATTAATGTAGATGATGGGCCTCAATCGAAAGAAGAAGCTATTACTTTACTTAAGCAAGCATCGAACGAAGGCGTGACAGATATTATTGCCACACCACATCACTTAACGACACGTTTTAATAATGATATTCAATCAGTAAAAAATAATATCAATACTTTAAAAGAGTTAATCAATGAAGAAAAAATAAATATCAATATATACCATGGCCAAGAGATAAGAATAACGGATCGTATTATTGAGGAAATTGATACAGGTTCTATTTCCGGAATAAATGATTCGCAATATCTATTAATTGAATTCCCTTCTAATGAAGTTCCACATTATACACAAAATCTTTTTTATACATTACAAAATATGGGATATATTCCAATCATCGCACATCCAGAGAGAAACAAAGTTATTAGTCAAGACTTGGATGTGCTTTTTGATTTGGTCAACAGTGGCGCTTTAGCACAACTTACTTCTGGATCATTGACAGGTCAATTTGGTAAAAAAGTAACGCAAAATTCAATCAAAATGATAGAAAATAACTTGGTACATTTTATTGCTTCAGATGCACATAGCACAAACGAAAGACCATTTATAATGAATTCACTCTTCGATAACAAGAAATTAGAAGATTATCATGGGGATTTAAATGAATATTTAACAAATGCAAAAAAATTAATAAATAATGAAAAAATCACTAAATATAGACCAATTCAAGATTATAAAAAGAAAAAGTGGTTTGGGATATTTTAG
- a CDS encoding O-antigen ligase family protein codes for MENIQKTGKFEIKVSTLITVCLYLLILIGSMNAMESSLKIVGLLSLISTLLVSTIGILIFIFVKKNFLPLQFIILFIIIISTVVCFFSVINNRYDLKDLINTLQMLSCFNLLVFVSCIKFDYSKLKFINLFVTLFITFHFIIWIISGCPRMFASIYNNSNLIGPYMFYSSFFLILGFRYSKKKLLYSLILFMSFILILASDARSILLSVFVSIVIFSFWKYISKSQILSFIFFILLISAILMFVFVYPILPTFSFFNSAEQWMVTHTGKSIMSGRNVLWVPLIEMINQKLFLGYGPGTLASDLIATDQSPHNLYLNILMQIGYIGLFLNILLFLVIWHGLTKLRNNFIARLVGSYFVGILVHQSFEITLFQNQLSVGLLQWFILAVGLSVVIETSLSKNHK; via the coding sequence ATGGAAAATATCCAAAAAACTGGAAAATTTGAAATTAAAGTATCCACATTAATAACCGTTTGTTTATATCTACTAATTCTTATAGGTTCTATGAATGCAATGGAGTCTTCCTTGAAAATAGTAGGATTATTATCTCTTATATCGACTTTATTAGTTTCAACAATAGGAATATTAATCTTTATATTTGTCAAAAAGAATTTTTTGCCGTTACAGTTTATTATTTTATTTATTATAATAATTTCTACTGTAGTGTGTTTTTTTTCTGTAATTAATAATAGGTATGATTTGAAAGACCTAATTAATACCTTGCAGATGTTATCATGCTTTAATTTATTAGTTTTTGTATCCTGTATTAAGTTTGACTATTCAAAATTAAAATTCATTAACCTCTTTGTAACTTTATTTATTACTTTTCATTTCATAATTTGGATTATATCTGGATGTCCACGAATGTTTGCTAGTATCTATAATAATTCAAATTTAATTGGGCCGTATATGTTTTATTCATCATTTTTTTTGATATTAGGATTTAGATATTCAAAAAAGAAACTTTTATATTCTTTAATTTTATTTATGAGTTTTATATTAATATTAGCAAGTGATGCTAGATCAATTTTATTAAGTGTTTTTGTTTCTATAGTTATATTCTCTTTTTGGAAGTACATTAGTAAATCACAGATTTTATCATTTATATTCTTTATTTTATTAATTTCAGCTATATTAATGTTTGTATTTGTCTACCCTATATTACCTACCTTTTCCTTTTTTAATTCAGCTGAACAATGGATGGTAACCCATACAGGTAAAAGTATCATGTCAGGTAGAAATGTATTGTGGGTTCCATTAATAGAAATGATTAATCAAAAGCTATTTTTAGGTTATGGGCCTGGTACTTTAGCAAGTGATTTAATTGCTACTGATCAGTCGCCGCATAATTTATATTTAAATATATTAATGCAAATAGGCTACATTGGTTTGTTTTTAAATATACTTTTATTTCTTGTGATTTGGCATGGGTTAACTAAATTAAGAAATAATTTTATAGCAAGATTAGTAGGTAGTTATTTTGTAGGTATTTTAGTACATCAATCTTTTGAAATAACATTATTTCAAAACCAATTATCAGTAGGTTTATTACAATGGTTTATTTTAGCTGTGGGATTAAGTGTAGTAATTGAGACTTCATTGAGTAAGAATCATAAATAA
- a CDS encoding glycosyltransferase family 4 protein, whose translation MKILHINSNYLHSPLYSEMLRRLEYFNIYNDVIMPRKKADNKHLNSNLLETNSKIYNSQIINKADRFLYFRKQRKINNWVKSLEVDYTKYDIVHAHTLFSDGYQAYISNRPYVVTIRNTDVNYYLKYFKHLYPVAKNIINKAKKIIFLSESYKEKFLVKLFKNENTRSKVAEKSIVIPNGINDFWINNANNENKVIKDEINVLFIGRIMKNKNIDFIARNLNDENFNKKINIYVIGEVIENEYYEKLKRFHNVVFLGKKSKNELINIMKSMHIFAMVSFHETFGLVYLEALTQNLPLLYTKNEGFDNYFENGRVGYAVNPNNDEELIDKFKKIYKEYNSLQVKISNINKNAFSWESNARNHQKIYINILNKNWKYT comes from the coding sequence TTGAAAATATTGCATATAAACAGTAATTATTTACATTCACCTTTATATAGTGAGATGTTAAGAAGGTTAGAATATTTTAACATTTACAATGATGTAATAATGCCTAGGAAAAAAGCGGATAATAAACATCTTAACTCAAATTTATTAGAAACAAATTCGAAAATTTATAATTCTCAAATAATTAATAAAGCTGATAGATTCTTATATTTTAGAAAACAAAGAAAAATTAATAATTGGGTTAAAAGTTTAGAAGTTGATTATACTAAGTATGACATAGTACATGCTCATACTTTATTTTCAGATGGATATCAGGCTTACATTTCTAATAGACCATATGTAGTTACTATAAGAAATACAGACGTTAATTATTATCTAAAATATTTTAAACACTTGTATCCTGTTGCTAAAAATATAATTAACAAAGCAAAAAAAATAATTTTTCTTTCTGAATCATATAAAGAAAAATTTCTTGTTAAATTATTTAAGAATGAAAATACAAGAAGTAAAGTTGCTGAAAAGTCAATCGTAATCCCAAATGGCATTAATGATTTTTGGATTAATAATGCTAATAATGAAAATAAAGTGATAAAAGATGAAATTAACGTTCTTTTTATAGGAAGAATAATGAAAAATAAAAATATAGATTTTATAGCTAGAAATTTAAATGATGAAAATTTCAATAAGAAAATAAATATTTATGTAATAGGAGAAGTGATTGAAAATGAATATTATGAAAAACTAAAAAGATTCCATAATGTAGTTTTTTTAGGAAAAAAATCAAAAAACGAATTAATAAATATTATGAAATCAATGCATATATTTGCTATGGTCTCCTTTCATGAAACGTTTGGTTTAGTATATTTAGAAGCATTAACTCAAAATTTACCTCTTCTATATACAAAAAATGAAGGGTTTGATAATTACTTCGAAAATGGAAGAGTGGGTTATGCGGTGAATCCCAATAATGACGAGGAGCTTATCGATAAATTCAAAAAAATTTATAAAGAGTATAACTCACTTCAAGTAAAAATCAGTAATATAAATAAAAATGCATTTAGTTGGGAAAGTAACGCTAGAAATCATCAAAAAATATATATAAATATTTTAAATAAAAATTGGAAATATACATGA
- a CDS encoding nucleotide sugar dehydrogenase — MGLNRKVAVIGLGYVGMPLAVAFAKHFEVIGFDIDAEKIEKYKNNIDPTGEIGSEKLKETTLNFTSSEEEIKDADFYIVTVPTPINQDNTPDLKPVEGATKLVAKYVNKGDYIIYESTVYPGVTEDICVPLIEEISGLNSPHDFKVGYSPERINPGDKKNTVENIIKIVSGIDDEALNVISQIYGKVIKAGVHKASSIKVAESAKVVENSQRDINIAFMNELSQVFNLMGINTFEVIEAMNTKWNALGFYPGLVGGHCIGVDPYYFIYQAENLGYYSQIISAGRKINNQMTQFVSQNIVKELMKNNKASNCNIVVAGLTFKEDTPDFRNSKVLDVIKELNDYGIKPNIVDPFAKSFKGEIDGVITSEFKSDKPIDVLIYAVNHKAFKDIEDETFINSLNQDSAIIVDLKNRFKQYASDKRKYWSL, encoded by the coding sequence GTGGGATTAAATAGAAAAGTAGCAGTAATTGGATTAGGTTATGTAGGAATGCCTCTAGCAGTTGCATTTGCAAAGCATTTTGAGGTTATTGGATTTGATATTGATGCAGAGAAAATTGAAAAATATAAAAACAATATTGACCCAACAGGAGAAATTGGTAGTGAGAAATTAAAGGAAACGACACTGAACTTTACTTCATCAGAGGAAGAGATAAAAGATGCAGATTTTTATATAGTAACAGTGCCTACACCTATCAACCAAGATAATACACCTGATTTAAAACCTGTGGAAGGTGCAACTAAACTAGTAGCAAAATATGTTAATAAAGGTGATTATATCATTTATGAATCAACTGTATATCCTGGTGTAACAGAAGATATATGCGTTCCATTAATCGAGGAAATTTCTGGTTTAAATTCACCTCATGATTTTAAAGTTGGTTATTCACCAGAAAGAATTAATCCAGGCGACAAGAAAAACACAGTTGAGAATATTATAAAAATAGTTTCAGGTATTGATGATGAAGCATTAAATGTAATATCACAAATATATGGAAAAGTAATAAAAGCTGGCGTACATAAAGCTTCATCAATTAAAGTCGCTGAAAGTGCTAAAGTAGTTGAAAATAGCCAAAGAGATATCAATATTGCATTTATGAATGAATTATCACAAGTATTTAATCTGATGGGTATCAATACATTTGAAGTTATCGAAGCTATGAATACAAAATGGAACGCCCTTGGGTTTTACCCCGGATTAGTAGGGGGCCACTGTATTGGGGTAGATCCATATTACTTTATATATCAAGCAGAAAACTTAGGTTATTATTCACAAATAATTTCAGCAGGAAGAAAGATTAACAATCAAATGACGCAATTTGTTTCCCAAAATATAGTGAAAGAATTGATGAAAAATAATAAAGCTTCTAACTGTAACATTGTTGTAGCGGGATTAACTTTTAAAGAGGATACACCAGATTTTAGAAATTCAAAAGTCTTAGATGTCATAAAAGAACTAAATGACTATGGAATTAAACCAAATATAGTAGACCCGTTCGCAAAAAGTTTTAAAGGAGAAATTGATGGTGTAATTACCAGTGAGTTTAAATCCGATAAACCTATTGATGTACTGATCTATGCTGTAAATCATAAAGCATTTAAAGATATTGAAGATGAGACATTTATAAATAGCTTAAATCAAGATTCAGCTATAATTGTAGATTTAAAAAATAGATTTAAACAATATGCTAGTGATAAAAGAAAATACTGGTCATTATAA